ATCGATATACTCGCCGTTGAAATCAAACACAATAAATCTAGTATTTTCTTCGTATTCTTTTTTATTTGCATCTTGAAGGCACGCCACTAAAGATTGATATAGAGTAGCAAGTGTATTCGATTTACCACTACCAGTATTACCAAAGATCGCGATGTGTCCATTGAATAAAGTATCAACTGGAAAATCTATGTCGAAATCATCATCAGTTTTAGCAATATTTATTTTTAGATCACCTTCTCTCACTAGGTTATGAATGATATCGATTTTATCTTTTGTAATGATATATGCTTCATTACCTATTAGAGGAAGTTCCTTAGTTCCAGCAACAAATTTTCGATCTTGTCCTATATACCCAATGAGAGACACTGTCAAATATCTTCGATTTTTATCAACTTCATCATAACTATTGGATTCACGACCAATAGGTTCTTCTATTTTTTCTCCCTCAACTTTACCGACAATGATCAAAAAACCTTTGCGAATTTCAATGTAACTATCTACGGCCACATTCCTAAGAATTTCTCCATCAAGAAAAATATCTGACAGATTTTTATTTTTATCGACCTTCACAACTATTCGTCGACCAATAACTTCAAATACTTCACCTACCCGCAAAATAGCGTCTCTAGTTAGTTTATCAATAGTCATTTGGCCGATCCTTTGGGGAAAATCAACTAAAAATCAAGTTGAGAGTATTATCAAATACGAGGAAAGTATTTTTCTCAGTTTTTGAAGGAGCGATAATTACAACATTATTGTTTTCAGCAAATTTCTCTTTAAAATCAGTGACATCATCATTGGAGTAGGCAAAAATCACGAGTCGCAAAGAAGGATTCTTCAAAGCACGTTTCGTAATATCAAATATATGTTCATCGGCAAAAGAAAAGCCAAATACAATTAATAACGAATTCTCTTTGTCCAATTCATTGGCATATATTCGAAGGAGGTCATAATGTATCCTATCCATTAATGTTTGTTCAAACTTGCTTTTCTGCGGCAAGATGAGTGCAAAGTTCTTTAAAAATTCACAAACCTCACCATCATTAGTATTGTCAGACAATAAGTTACGGACGTTACTACTAAACAAGATGGTTCCTTCATCTTGCTTCGTCCACGATAAAGAGCCATGAATTTTGATGAGATTTACTACTGGTATTTCGACTTTATAGCTATATAGATTTCCCTGATTATAGGTGGTATTGAAAAAGTTGCTGGGTGAAAATTTATACTGCTGTTTAAGATTTGGAGTGCGATTGAAACCATCGTTTACTAATAAACTTGGCAAAGAATCTGAGGCTTGCTCAACAAATAGATCATAATTGGTCGTAAATAAGTTTATTTGCTTTGAAAGTAAATCAGTCTTTCGCTCGGTCATGATTAGTTCAAGTGTCTCAAGTAGATTTCTGTAATTCTGTAAAACTATTTTATCTTCATGACTAAGGTCATCCTCTACCAACTCTATAAGGTCGTTTGCACAACCTTGCAATTTATTTATAAAATCAGCTTTCTTACGATCCGCTTCATCTATTTTATTTTGCTGATATAGAATTTGTATTTCCTCCTCAATATTTCCAGCAACTTCGACAGCTGGAAACGATGCTCCTGATCCGATCAGAAAGTTAATCGTTGCAGATTGTAAAGATTTCGCCAGCATGGATTTAAAATATTCACACTCTTTATCATCAGCATCTTTGGGAGGAATATATTTAATAGTAGGAGGCATTTATTTTTCCTTATGAGATTACAAAACTCTCATAATTGTATCACATTAATTAATATTATAAATTTGAGTTGATACTCGCTTTGATTTTTGCTAGGACGCAAAATACTATATTATGGGACAGGAATATATTCATACAAATGCCCTTCTTTGGTGAACCCTTCGCCCACGTATCAGCAGACTACCAACCAGCCGACGCGAAGCGCTTGCCCTTGATGGCCTGTTTGCTTTCCGGCCTAAACTACATAATCGAGGGGTGCAGCTACCTTACCCGCCTTCTTCGGAGCCACCCCTCGCACTTCTTCCACAGGCCGGAAAGCTGGCAGTCAAGGGGCGGCGAATCGCTAAACCTCCATGTCAACAAGCGCTTTTATTTGTGCAATAGCTACCCGCTTCTGAGCGACCGGTAACTTCCGAAACAGCATAAGTAGTTCGCTATCTTCTGGCGTTGATTCCTCAGCGTACACATGTTGTCTATATTTTTCAGGGATGAAGTATAGAAGCGGCTTATTGAGTTTCCGGCTGATATATGTAAGCGTCTCAATATCAGGATACATTTTGCCGTTTTCAATCTCAGAGATCGAAGCTCGCCGTTTATATACAGCATTAGCTAATTCGGTTTGACTTAGTCCAGCTTCCTCACGTGCCTGCCGAATAGCATTACCAATTCCTCTAGATAAAGGGTTTGGCAACCTGCCGCGTTGATCAACGTGCTCGTAGATTAATTCCCACATTATAAACACTCATTGACACATTTGATGGATAAACGTACAATAATGATGGATTATCGGACAGTGTAATTCTAGGGCGTGGCGCCTCTTTTTGGTGGCGCCACGCTCAAACAATCATTGGAGTTTAGCTTGAAAAAACATGATTTCGACAACCCCCGTACTGTATCACGGGGGTTGAAAGTCCAACCCCTACACATCGGATTAGATAGTCTCTATTTGCTGATAGAGTATCCACATATCGATCTTTTCCATTATTGGAAGTCAACAACTTCTCAAGCAAGTTCGCTAAGGTTGCGTAATGGTATTGTACACGAGGATTTTGTGATTCGTGGCGGAGTTTTAGGCTATAAACTCACAATTTGGGATGGTGATGCAAGACTACTTATCACAGATCGGGTGGAGGAAACACTTATAGCAACTCATCATGCTGGCGAAGGCATGGGAGCAATGCTCCAACTCGGCCCAAAGTGGCTAATGAAGCATGGTAATTTCAGTTCAAGCAACGAGCTGATAACAAACATTCATGTCCAGCTAAAGAAATTCAAGATTTCTTCACCTCAAGACTACCCTATACGCATCAACAGGATTGACATAGCACTAGATGTATTCGGGCTAGCTGTCAAAGATTTCATCATTGATGAATGGCGGCATGGTTGGGTCGGGCGAGCATCCGGTAAACATTTCTATGATGAGAACGAAGCTGGTAATCTATCAGGCTTTTCAGTTGGATCTTCAGAAGGTGCTGTTCGCTTTAAAGTCTATGACAAAGTATTGGAAAGCAAGAAGAAGGAGACATTCGGCTTTTGGGCTTCTGTTTGGAACTGGGAAATTCTCAAAGACAATGCACAAGTTACCAATGAATTGAACATTGCACGCTTTGAGTGGAGCATAAAACCTTTCTCAGCCAAATTTACAAGCTTCCAGTATCTATCAGACTACTCATTTGATGGTCTAAAACAAATCATGAACTATGTCGTAACACAATGGGGACGACTTTGCATTATATCTGAGAACCCCAAGCGCTCACGCTGGGAAACACATCCCTTATGGACAATCATTCGACGAATGATGATCGATGCATGGGACATAGATCACGTTGGCAATGCAAAACGTGAATATCATTTTACCCCTGACCTCACACAAAAATACACTAATTCACTCACAGGCTGGATAGCGGGAATGCGAGCCAGGGCTGGGCTTGAGCTCGGTTATGATCAGCCTGCTGACCTGGATGAAGCGCTAAAACTCGCCGAAAAGCACAATCGCTCCATTGACGAAAAAGCTAAAGAAAAATTTGCAATTCTACTCAGACTATCAGGAAAGAGACCATCGCAAAAATGAAAAACAAAAGTTTGGAAAAACAAAATCTTCTCAACTTACAGTCAATTCATATTACCAAGAACATATTTGTCGAAGGTAATCTCCGTGCAGGCATTCGATGGATTGAGGCAATCAATACTATTTACAAAATCTTCCAACAAAATCATTCATAAGTATTCGTAAGGAAGTCAATCAAAGTGCGTGAGTTAATCATTTCCGATAAAGAAGATATTGCCCAGATCATTGATACTCTTGAGAGTATGCCAATGACAAGAAAATATGGTAAAGCGGTTGTTGCCCGTATACCTTATGCAAAAGAAGTCGATTATCCAGCAGCGATCTATATTCGGGTTTCAAGTGCTAAACAAGCCACAAAAGGCAAAGGCTCTCTCCCAGAACAATTCGATACTGTGTGGAACGCCACAATTAATAAAGGTGGCCAAATCGTTGCTGTATACGCTGACGTATGTACGGCTGCAAATCGAGATAGACAAGCATTTAACATACTCCTTAAGGACCTTCGCGACGGTCAATTTACTATGCTAGGTTGCTGGCATTCAAGTCGATTAGTGAGGACTCAACTTGCAGCAGGAGAACTCGAAGAAGCCGTTGAAAAACTCAAAACAAAAGTTCATATGTTTGCTGTCGCTGATACATTGGATGCCGATATTTTAGGCGTACTTGCATGGGCGGGACGATGGGAACGTAAGGCTTTTCGCGAGCGTTCGTTAATGGGTAGACAAGCTGCCGCGACTGAAAATCGAACACCTAGCGGTAAACCGCCTTTTTGGATTAAAACAATCAAAGATGAAAGTAAAAAGATTGTCGGGTACGAACTTAAGCCTGTTGCAAAATGGATCAAGTGGGCTGCAGAAGCCTATGTATCTGGCATTGGAAGTACAGAAATTGTAAGAAGAATGAATCAAGAAGGGGTTCCCAGAGCAACAGGTCGAACAAAATATGGATGGACACGACAGTATCTAAATCAGGTTCTCAAATATACAGCCCTTAAGGGTAAATGGGGGCCGTTTTGGGATGTGTATATTGACGTCCCTCCCCTGGTAGATGAAGCTACATGGGACGCAATTCAAGAGAAAATACAAGAAAATGCAACATATACAGGGCGTCCTGCCAAGCATTTTGTAGCGCTACGTGGATTAATGTGGTGTAGTGTATGTGGTCAAAAAATGGGAACTCACGTGCGCGATTGGGATTATGTCTATCACACGTTAAAAGATGGCACACGTCAACGCTATCGAATTAAAAAAGAAAAACTGAAAATAAGACATGTATGTAATGGCCAACAACATTATGGTAAAAGCTGTAGAAGGCCCGAATACATACGTGATGCCATCATCTTCGATAGAGTCTGGGACAGACTATCAGAAGCCTTATCCAACCATGATATTTTGATTGCAGGTTTACAATCACAAATCAAAGCTCTTGAAAAGCAAGATGAATTAGAAGAGCTTTTGTCAATTAACTCACGTCTCGAAAAACTACATCAACGTGAACTTTCCTATGCGGAACAGCGTGCTGAGGGCACGCTTTCAAAGGCAATCCAGAAGGAACTAGTATTGCGATTGCAGCAAGAACAAAAAGAATTACTTGAAGCTCAATCACAATTACAAAGCAAAGCAGAACAGATAACACAAGCGAGAAACCAGCTTGCTTCAGCCGAAGTTCTGATCGATCAATTACCAGATATTTTGCCTCAGATTCAGCGTAGCGACAAAGAAAAACTCATCATGGCACTGATTTCTCGCATTGATGTTGATGCAGATAATCAGGTTACAATCACTCTGTGCCTTCATCCTGATGTGCTTGCCAATCTACCCACTCACCAACAGGGAGCTTCTCCCCAGCAGGAATCGCAATCTTCAGACGATTCTCAGCAGGAGTTATCGGACAATTCCATTGACGAGATGGCTGCCCTGCAACACGAAGTGAATGCGGCTCGTTATACGCGCAATACGGATTATAAGCCTGATTAAAATCGATATGGAATGTCGTCTCATCGATCTGTACGGGCTCTAGATAACGACCGGCAGGATATGTTTCAGTGCCGACGTTGCTATCAACAAAGGGCAGGAAGATATAATCAGCCGCGCGATAAATCGTCAGCCGCGCCTGTTCGCCAGCGACATCAAATGTAAACTCGCCATAGCGCATAAACCAGCGAGCATCACCCTTGGTATGTGGGATCTGCACGTTATCTTTCTTCGCAAAAGGCGTCACCGTAACGACCATATCCCAATTTGGCTGCCCAATATAATAACTCAAACCTGTGAAAGCGGCTTTCTGAGCCTCTGTCAGAGGAGAATGCTCGCTCTCTTTGAAGAATTTATCTTTTTGTGCACGTAGTTGTATCAGTCTTTGGGTATCCATCGTTATGAAGCTTCCACCTCATTCGTTCCGAGTACAGCATTGATCACAGCAAGAGTGTCTTCAGTTGTATTGCAAAAGACCAGCATATCCGCCAATTCAGATGGCACATAATCACAATCTTTCAGCGGTTGCAGCACCTGACGCCACAAGGGACCGTAGGCAACCATAGGCTTACGCTGACCACATGCTCTTAGATGCTGCCATGCTTCGCCAACTTCCTGCAAGGTACCAATGCCACCAGGCATAACGACATAGCCATCAGCCTCATCAACCAGATGATGCAACCGCAAGCGCATGGTCGGATGCTCGATGCACTGTGTCAACCAGGGATTGGGAACCCGCTCAGCGAGTTGAGCACTCGCTCCCACGGTAACACCCACGACCTCGCCGCCAACTTCTGCTGCACCCTTACTGACGGCCCCCATAATGCCCTCATAACCGCCCGTCATCACGGCATAACCAGCCTCAGCCAGCGCCTTCCCCATTGCTACGGCAGCAAAGTATTCAGGCGCGGAAGGGATCACCACGGCACTGCCAAATACTGCAATTGTCTTCATAAAATTATCCTCACACAACCGAGAAATTGACACACAACTTCCGGCTCAGAAACACAAAAGCCCTCCAGAGAGGGAGGGCTGCACACTGCGGAAAGGGTGGGATTCGAACCCACGGTAGGGCCAGGCCCTACACCTGTTTTCGAGACAGGCCCATTCAACCACTCTGGCACCTTTCCTGAATATATGAAAAGCATTTTACAGGAAAGTATCTGATGAATAAATGCTCTCTTTGCCACGACACCACAGTATACTGTCTCAAAGGGATTTAGATATTTATATGGGATAGGAGAACCAAATGGAACTCATCGCTGATATGATCGAATGGATCGTGACAGCACCGTTTATCGTCCTTGGTTGGATTATTATTGGCGCGATTGCAGGTGATTTGGCTCGTCGCTTTATGGGCCGCCCGGATAGAAGCGGCTGCCTGGACTTCGTCCTAGGTATTGCAGGCGCCATCATTGGTGGCTTCCTGGCGAGCATCATCGGCGTGAATACACCAGATGGCGGCATCGCACTCGTGATCGTCAATCTGATCATCGCAACAATTGGTGCAGCCGTTCTGATCTTCATCGGCAGCTTGTTTACAGGTCGTGGGCGCGCCAGAACCTAATGCAGGCTCAATAAACTTTAGACACAAGCTAAATACTAAAAGGCGACCTCAGGGTCGCCTTTTTTGATGCCATAGATATGTTTAAGTGCCTTACTGGCACTAACATTACTTCTTACCCTGCGCCCGTAGGGCCCTAAAAAAAGTCCGAATCTGCTCAGCCGCTTCATCCGCCAACAGCCCATAAGCCACATCCACCCGATGATTAAGCTGTGGATGCTGCGTGATGTTCATAATGCTCCCTCCGGCCCCGGCCTTTGGGTCATGGGTAGCATAGATGAGCCGAGGTAGCCGCGCCAGCACCATCGCCCCGGCGCACATGGGACATGGCTCCAGGGTACAGTAGAGCGTGACATCATCCAGCCGCCAATGCCGGATATGATGCGCGGCTTCTCGCATAGCGATGATCTCTGCATGGGCCGTTGGGTCGCGGTCACGTTCGCGCTGGTTATAGCCACGCCCAATGACTTCATGATGCAACACGGCGACAGCCCCAATGGGCACATCGCCGTGTTCAAGTGCTTTACTCGCTTCTTGCAGGGCCAAACGCATAAAATGCGTCTCTTCTTCCGTAAAGTCGGGTTCGATGGAATCAGGCGCTATTGGCGTACCATCCGGCGTTATATCGAACTCACTGGTCATCACTATCCGGGTCTTCAACATCGACACTGATATGCACTTTGCCGTTGACCCTCTCCATGAAGGCTTCGGCATCGCCAAGCTTGCGTTCCGTTATTTCATACATCCGGTACGTCTCATCTTCTTCGAAGCGCGGCAGAGGGACGCTGTGCCGCGAAGGCAGATCTTCATCATTTTCTGGCACGTCAGGCACATCACGGTAGATATCGGTCATATGCCGTGTTTCTCTAAATTCACGCCATACGATGAACAGAACCACCCCTATCGCAACAATCAGTGCAACCAGCGCGATGATATTCACGGGGTCCTGATAGCCTTCTATCGCAAAGTAATGCACAATATCACCTCCTGTCGAACGGACAATGTCGTACATGCCCTCGTCGACAATTGTATTGACACGCACAAACACCCATAGCGGCACACCAAGCTGAATCGCCGCAGCAGCATAATCGGTGATCTGCTCACGTTGATCACCATACCGTGACATCCAGTCCAACCGATTTTTCGCTTCAGCGATATAATTATCGGTGATGAAATCGGGGAGGCGCGTGGTATTCGTCATCTCGATGCGCACGCTGCAAACTGTACACTTTGATGTTTGTGCCGGGTTCGCTGTGCCGTTACAGATGCACTGCCCGATTAGATTGTTATTCTCTGTGTTGAGGTCCTTTGCCAGGATACGCTCGCCATCCGTTCCCCGTTCCCGAACAGTGCTTTCAACGACTTCCACAATTTCACTGGAATATCGTCGCCCGGTCGGGTTCGGAGCCGTGATATTCATCAGCATGACGACGCTCACAATGATGATGATCACCATTAGCAAGCCGACTACACGCCGAATCGTTGTCCACATGGAGCGCCTCCTTATACAAAGGCTCTATATCAAAACCCTAATAGCGCTAAAAAGCGCTCGTCATTCTGCTAGAACATGCTCATCTGCTTAGCAGAACGTTCTGCCTTGTCTTTTTCTTCTTCCTGTCGCGCTTCCAGCGCTTCAGCAGAAAGCGGCTGCCCGTCACTATCGTGCAGCGCTTCGTTTTCATGAGATTCCATACATGCGGCACAGGTGCACTCTGCGGGGTGCGGCACAAAAGAACGCTCATCATCAACCGGGGCAGCATTCATCACGGGCGCCTCTGGCTCAGTAGCTTCCCCTGCCACCTGTTCCATATCCGGCACATAATCTGCTGGCATGTCATCAGCACGCATGGTGGCTTCGACATAGAGGCCGCGCAAATCCTCTTCCGTAAAGTTGATCGCCTGACTGAGCAAGACTTTCTTCAGCGACGTCTCTGTGATTTTGTCTTCGTTGCGCACGACGTGCTTATAATGTTCGCGTAAGCAGCGACGCCATTCCTGGCTAAAGATGCTCTCTTCCATAATATAGACTGCTTCCATCTTCAGACTAACGACAGATGATCATAACTTAATCATACAACAAATTGCGCTTTCATATCAGGAATATCGACGGTCAGGCCGAAATTGGTCTGCAGCGTTTGCGCCAGCGCACTCGATGATTCAATCTCGCCATGCACCAAAAACGTACGCTCTGGCTTTTGCTGCATCGCACCAACCCAGCCCAGCAACTCGTCACGGTCAGCATGGCCGCTGAACCCATTGAGGACTTCAACGTCTGCATTCAGGCGATACTCTTCGCCAAAGATACGCACAATTTCCTGATGTTCCACCATGCGGCGGCCCAGCGTATGCGGTGCCTGCCAGCCTGTAATCAGAACCGTATTGCGGCTGTCCTCAATCCGATTTTTGAGATGATGCACCACACGGCCAAATTCCGCCATGCCGCTCGCGCTGATAATGATACACGGGTCGCGATGGAAGTTGAGCTGTTTGCTCTCCTCCACAGACTGGATATACGTCAGGTCCTCAAAGCCGAAAGGATCCGACCGCCCTAACTCCATGACGAAATCGCGCGTCTCCGCATCGTAGACTTCCGGGTGCATGCCGAATACAGCCGTGGTATTCACAGCCAGGGGGCTATCTACGTAAATAGGAATGCGTGGAATATCGCCACTGTTCATCAAGCGATGCAGCGTATAGACCAACTGTTGTGTACGCCCGACAGCAAAGGCAGGCACCACAATAGAACCATCGCGTTTGTAGGTCTCGTTGACGATGCGCTCCATCTCTTTTTCTGCATCTGGGTAAGGCTCATGAAGGCGATTCCCATACGTACTTTCCATAATAAGCACGTTAGCGCCCTCTACGGTCATGGGATCACGGATAATCGGGATGCCCTTCCGGCCAAGGTCGCCACTGAAAACAAGGCGTATATCGCGGTTTGTCTCTCGTTCATGAATATCCAACTGGACAATGGCACTGCCCAGCATGTGCCCTGCATCATAAAACGTCAGTTGCACATCAGGGGCGATTGTCCGCTTGCGGAAGTATGCCTGTGTGACGAAGTACGTCATCGCCTCGACCACAT
The Phototrophicus methaneseepsis DNA segment above includes these coding regions:
- a CDS encoding SIR2 family protein, with translation MPPTIKYIPPKDADDKECEYFKSMLAKSLQSATINFLIGSGASFPAVEVAGNIEEEIQILYQQNKIDEADRKKADFINKLQGCANDLIELVEDDLSHEDKIVLQNYRNLLETLELIMTERKTDLLSKQINLFTTNYDLFVEQASDSLPSLLVNDGFNRTPNLKQQYKFSPSNFFNTTYNQGNLYSYKVEIPVVNLIKIHGSLSWTKQDEGTILFSSNVRNLLSDNTNDGEVCEFLKNFALILPQKSKFEQTLMDRIHYDLLRIYANELDKENSLLIVFGFSFADEHIFDITKRALKNPSLRLVIFAYSNDDVTDFKEKFAENNNVVIIAPSKTEKNTFLVFDNTLNLIFS
- a CDS encoding MBL fold metallo-hydrolase RNA specificity domain-containing protein, with the protein product MRLGFYGAARTVTGSKHLIEVNDTRILLDCGMFQGQRDETYEQNLHLPFDASSVDVMVLSHAHIDHSGNIPNLVKSGFKGDIICTPATRDLCATMLADSAHIQERNVEYVNKRRHKRGEAPVDPLYTQQDVVEAMTYFVTQAYFRKRTIAPDVQLTFYDAGHMLGSAIVQLDIHERETNRDIRLVFSGDLGRKGIPIIRDPMTVEGANVLIMESTYGNRLHEPYPDAEKEMERIVNETYKRDGSIVVPAFAVGRTQQLVYTLHRLMNSGDIPRIPIYVDSPLAVNTTAVFGMHPEVYDAETRDFVMELGRSDPFGFEDLTYIQSVEESKQLNFHRDPCIIISASGMAEFGRVVHHLKNRIEDSRNTVLITGWQAPHTLGRRMVEHQEIVRIFGEEYRLNADVEVLNGFSGHADRDELLGWVGAMQQKPERTFLVHGEIESSSALAQTLQTNFGLTVDIPDMKAQFVV
- a CDS encoding LOG family protein, giving the protein MKTIAVFGSAVVIPSAPEYFAAVAMGKALAEAGYAVMTGGYEGIMGAVSKGAAEVGGEVVGVTVGASAQLAERVPNPWLTQCIEHPTMRLRLHHLVDEADGYVVMPGGIGTLQEVGEAWQHLRACGQRKPMVAYGPLWRQVLQPLKDCDYVPSELADMLVFCNTTEDTLAVINAVLGTNEVEAS
- a CDS encoding helix-turn-helix transcriptional regulator — encoded protein: MWELIYEHVDQRGRLPNPLSRGIGNAIRQAREEAGLSQTELANAVYKRRASISEIENGKMYPDIETLTYISRKLNKPLLYFIPEKYRQHVYAEESTPEDSELLMLFRKLPVAQKRVAIAQIKALVDMEV
- the tadA gene encoding tRNA adenosine(34) deaminase TadA, with the protein product MTSEFDITPDGTPIAPDSIEPDFTEEETHFMRLALQEASKALEHGDVPIGAVAVLHHEVIGRGYNQRERDRDPTAHAEIIAMREAAHHIRHWRLDDVTLYCTLEPCPMCAGAMVLARLPRLIYATHDPKAGAGGSIMNITQHPQLNHRVDVAYGLLADEAAEQIRTFFRALRAQGKK
- a CDS encoding GlsB/YeaQ/YmgE family stress response membrane protein, which produces MELIADMIEWIVTAPFIVLGWIIIGAIAGDLARRFMGRPDRSGCLDFVLGIAGAIIGGFLASIIGVNTPDGGIALVIVNLIIATIGAAVLIFIGSLFTGRGRART
- a CDS encoding recombinase family protein — encoded protein: MTRKYGKAVVARIPYAKEVDYPAAIYIRVSSAKQATKGKGSLPEQFDTVWNATINKGGQIVAVYADVCTAANRDRQAFNILLKDLRDGQFTMLGCWHSSRLVRTQLAAGELEEAVEKLKTKVHMFAVADTLDADILGVLAWAGRWERKAFRERSLMGRQAAATENRTPSGKPPFWIKTIKDESKKIVGYELKPVAKWIKWAAEAYVSGIGSTEIVRRMNQEGVPRATGRTKYGWTRQYLNQVLKYTALKGKWGPFWDVYIDVPPLVDEATWDAIQEKIQENATYTGRPAKHFVALRGLMWCSVCGQKMGTHVRDWDYVYHTLKDGTRQRYRIKKEKLKIRHVCNGQQHYGKSCRRPEYIRDAIIFDRVWDRLSEALSNHDILIAGLQSQIKALEKQDELEELLSINSRLEKLHQRELSYAEQRAEGTLSKAIQKELVLRLQQEQKELLEAQSQLQSKAEQITQARNQLASAEVLIDQLPDILPQIQRSDKEKLIMALISRIDVDADNQVTITLCLHPDVLANLPTHQQGASPQQESQSSDDSQQELSDNSIDEMAALQHEVNAARYTRNTDYKPD